The proteins below come from a single Pyramidobacter porci genomic window:
- a CDS encoding (deoxy)nucleoside triphosphate pyrophosphohydrolase, whose protein sequence is MIDVAAAIICDDKGKILICQRQGGGNCADRWEFPGGKREPGESMEECLIRECREELGICLELDGLYADLSYAYPDGTIHFNFFKARIQSGTAAMNVHQKICWVAPERLLDFDFCPADEGIVRHLAAGR, encoded by the coding sequence ATGATCGACGTGGCGGCTGCCATTATCTGCGACGATAAAGGGAAAATTTTGATTTGCCAGCGGCAGGGCGGCGGAAACTGCGCCGATCGTTGGGAATTTCCCGGCGGCAAGCGCGAGCCCGGGGAATCCATGGAAGAATGTCTGATTCGCGAATGCCGCGAAGAGCTGGGCATCTGCCTCGAGCTGGACGGGCTTTATGCCGATCTGAGCTACGCTTATCCGGACGGGACGATCCATTTCAATTTTTTCAAGGCCCGGATTCAGAGCGGAACGGCGGCGATGAACGTGCATCAGAAAATATGCTGGGTCGCGCCGGAGCGGCTGTTGGATTTCGACTTCTGCCCGGCCGACGAAGGGATCGTTCGCCACCTGGCGGCGGGACGATAG
- a CDS encoding amidohydrolase: MTRTTTESNRIQKMIERRRDFHRYPETGWTEFRTTAKVAQIMDRLGYALRFGGDFIRPETAMGRTIDVEAQMRRAVDQGAEPAWVKRTNGTTGLSAELDMGREGPVVAMRFDIDCVDTDEAADEGHLPAREGFRSVNKGWMHACGHDGHTAIGLAVAEYVAEHKDSFKGKIRFLFQPAEEGVRGGYAMTQAGLLDDVDWFIALHLGLGVPTGTVYGGTYGFLCTTKIDVDFTGKGAHAGGEPNQGKNALLAAASAALNLHAIAPHHDGPTRINVGVLQAGEGRNVVPPRAAMKIETRGATDDILKYVYDRAVQVIQGAAAMYDCKVEICKRGEANTADSDRKIVDVICDAAREVEGVTKVFPKQLMSGSDDACWMMKRVQDRGGQATYVGLGATIAAGHHNDHFDFDEACLPIGYEVLCGAIRRLSGR; the protein is encoded by the coding sequence ATGACCCGCACGACGACCGAAAGCAACCGCATTCAGAAAATGATCGAACGCCGCCGCGACTTCCACCGTTATCCCGAGACCGGCTGGACAGAGTTCCGCACCACGGCCAAAGTCGCCCAGATCATGGACCGGCTTGGCTATGCCTTGAGATTCGGAGGGGATTTCATCAGACCGGAGACGGCCATGGGACGGACGATCGATGTCGAAGCGCAGATGCGGCGCGCCGTCGATCAGGGGGCCGAGCCCGCATGGGTAAAACGGACGAACGGCACCACGGGGCTTTCCGCCGAGCTGGACATGGGGCGCGAAGGTCCCGTCGTCGCCATGCGCTTCGACATCGACTGCGTGGATACCGACGAGGCCGCGGACGAAGGGCACCTTCCCGCCAGGGAAGGATTCCGCTCCGTCAACAAGGGCTGGATGCACGCCTGCGGCCACGACGGGCACACCGCGATCGGCCTGGCGGTGGCCGAATACGTCGCCGAACACAAAGACTCCTTCAAAGGCAAGATCCGTTTTCTCTTTCAGCCGGCGGAAGAAGGCGTGCGCGGCGGCTACGCGATGACGCAGGCCGGCCTGCTGGACGACGTGGACTGGTTCATCGCGCTCCATCTCGGCCTCGGCGTACCGACGGGGACCGTGTACGGCGGCACCTACGGCTTCCTCTGCACCACCAAGATCGACGTCGATTTCACCGGCAAGGGCGCTCACGCCGGCGGCGAACCCAATCAGGGGAAAAACGCGCTGCTGGCGGCCGCTTCGGCCGCGCTGAACCTCCACGCCATCGCCCCGCATCACGACGGGCCGACGCGCATCAACGTCGGCGTGCTTCAGGCCGGCGAAGGGCGCAACGTCGTGCCCCCCAGGGCAGCCATGAAAATCGAGACGCGGGGCGCGACCGACGACATTCTCAAATATGTGTACGACCGCGCCGTTCAGGTTATCCAGGGGGCCGCCGCCATGTACGACTGCAAGGTGGAGATCTGCAAACGCGGCGAGGCGAACACCGCCGACAGCGATCGGAAGATCGTCGACGTCATCTGCGACGCGGCCCGCGAGGTCGAAGGCGTGACGAAAGTCTTCCCCAAACAGCTGATGTCTGGGAGCGACGACGCCTGCTGGATGATGAAGCGCGTGCAGGATCGCGGCGGCCAAGCCACGTACGTCGGCCTGGGAGCGACCATCGCCGCCGGGCACCACAACGACCATTTCGATTTCGACGAGGCCTGCCTGCCCATCGGCTACGAGGTTCTCTGCGGCGCTATCAGGCGCCTTTCCGGAAGATAA
- a CDS encoding M20 metallopeptidase family protein, whose protein sequence is MNQLVRELEEKYRERYMTFYRHLHAYPELSYHEEKTAAFVYDILKGLPLDEIRPNVGGHGVVALLKGARPGPCIALRADMDALSIQENTGCPFSSQVPGVMHACGHDAHTAILLGAVHVLCEIKEQLAGSLKFIFQPSEEMTPTGGAPGMIRDGALENPHVDAIIGLHVWPTLATGTIGLQAGAVSASSDHLRATIRGVASHGSMPDRGVDAIVAASAVVMALQPIISRNLCPRNTAVITIGTIKGGDRYNIVPDRVDLDGTVRSFDEADHKKLPQWIERAVANTAAAYGCTAEIDYQRGFPATMNHERLVSIGREVIRDVLGEKGVLPDLPVPPTGEDFSFYTLKVPAAFAWLGCRPDGVKPEDMPALHNDRFLPDPACFPWGIQYLASMALKLLESDLKGLKK, encoded by the coding sequence GTGAACCAGCTCGTCAGAGAACTCGAAGAGAAATACCGCGAACGTTACATGACGTTTTACCGCCATCTCCACGCTTATCCTGAACTCAGCTACCACGAAGAGAAAACCGCGGCTTTCGTGTACGATATTTTGAAGGGCCTGCCGCTGGACGAGATTCGTCCGAACGTCGGCGGTCACGGCGTCGTCGCGCTCCTAAAGGGCGCGCGGCCCGGGCCGTGCATCGCGCTGCGCGCCGACATGGACGCGCTGAGCATCCAGGAGAACACGGGCTGCCCCTTCTCCTCGCAAGTTCCTGGGGTGATGCACGCCTGCGGGCACGACGCCCACACGGCGATCCTGCTGGGTGCCGTCCACGTGCTCTGCGAGATAAAGGAACAGCTCGCCGGCTCGCTGAAGTTCATCTTCCAGCCCTCGGAGGAGATGACGCCAACCGGCGGCGCGCCGGGAATGATCCGCGACGGCGCGCTCGAAAATCCTCACGTCGACGCGATCATCGGTCTTCACGTCTGGCCGACGCTGGCAACGGGAACGATCGGGCTGCAGGCGGGCGCGGTGTCCGCTTCTTCCGATCACCTTCGCGCCACGATCCGAGGCGTCGCCAGTCACGGATCGATGCCCGACCGGGGCGTCGACGCCATCGTGGCGGCCTCGGCCGTCGTCATGGCGCTTCAGCCTATTATTTCACGAAACCTGTGTCCCCGCAATACCGCGGTCATCACCATCGGCACCATCAAAGGCGGCGACCGCTACAACATCGTCCCCGACCGCGTCGACCTCGACGGCACGGTGCGCAGCTTCGACGAGGCGGATCACAAAAAGCTGCCGCAGTGGATCGAGCGTGCGGTCGCCAACACGGCCGCCGCATATGGCTGCACGGCCGAGATCGATTATCAGAGAGGATTCCCGGCGACGATGAACCACGAACGGCTCGTGAGCATCGGCCGAGAGGTGATCCGCGACGTTCTGGGCGAAAAGGGCGTGCTGCCCGATCTTCCCGTGCCGCCGACCGGCGAGGATTTTTCGTTCTATACGCTGAAAGTCCCGGCCGCTTTCGCCTGGCTCGGCTGCCGTCCTGACGGCGTCAAGCCCGAAGACATGCCGGCGCTCCACAACGACCGGTTCCTTCCCGACCCCGCGTGCTTCCCCTGGGGGATTCAGTACCTCGCGTCGATGGCGCTGAAACTTCTCGAATCCGACCTGAAAGGACTCAAAAAATGA
- the tmk gene encoding dTMP kinase, with protein MFITIEGIDGSGKSTQARRLAARLRREGKKVTETHEPGDWAHGDILRALLLNGRLRHPLTEIMLFVADRCEHVAQVIQPALDQGEWVVCDRYNDSTRAYQCWGRGLEEDMLESLIKWCGIPEPDLTVWLDLPVEEARKRMSGRGESDRIESEDLKFHRAVARGFRKLAERNASRFFRVDARAGEDEIEEAVFSELKRRCVR; from the coding sequence ATGTTCATCACGATAGAAGGGATCGACGGCTCCGGCAAGTCGACGCAGGCCAGGCGTCTCGCGGCGCGTTTGAGGCGCGAGGGCAAAAAAGTGACGGAGACGCATGAACCGGGAGACTGGGCGCACGGGGATATTCTGCGCGCTCTTCTGCTGAACGGGCGGCTCCGGCATCCGCTGACCGAGATCATGCTTTTTGTGGCCGACCGGTGCGAACACGTCGCGCAGGTCATTCAACCCGCGCTGGATCAAGGGGAATGGGTCGTTTGCGACCGCTATAACGACTCCACCCGGGCCTACCAGTGTTGGGGACGCGGACTGGAAGAAGACATGCTGGAGAGCCTGATAAAGTGGTGCGGGATTCCGGAGCCGGATCTGACCGTCTGGCTCGACCTCCCGGTGGAAGAAGCGAGGAAGAGGATGTCGGGGCGCGGCGAAAGCGATAGGATCGAAAGCGAAGACTTGAAGTTCCATCGGGCCGTCGCCCGCGGATTCAGGAAATTGGCCGAAAGGAACGCTTCGAGATTTTTCAGAGTCGACGCCCGGGCGGGCGAGGATGAGATCGAAGAAGCGGTCTTCTCCGAATTGAAAAGGCGTTGCGTCAGATGA
- a CDS encoding DNA polymerase III subunit delta', producing the protein MSQSEVFWQSDVHWRDLLEFIARGSIPGSIGIEIRLPWQREVMLSLARRILCESGSACGRCPSCRAWVDIEHPDLLVAGEPDAPAPIDECRAKSADLSLSPVVAPVRLLVFYAPEKMSPGAVNSLLKITEEPPSKGRLLYMMDRGTILSTLRSRLWMLSFSVEEKIEPLTPPASQSEWLRWLKDNEKNDGQKWYAMAHGYASWLCKNGELKRAGMLRQLAETALATHLSAAMWTDLLFLLLREEYPFEHVFDDFRQTALPGADRCRKQHSF; encoded by the coding sequence ATGAGTCAGAGCGAAGTTTTTTGGCAGAGTGACGTTCATTGGCGCGATTTGCTGGAATTTATCGCTCGGGGATCGATCCCCGGTTCGATCGGCATCGAGATCCGTCTGCCCTGGCAGCGGGAAGTCATGCTCTCGCTGGCTCGCCGCATCCTGTGCGAATCAGGTTCCGCCTGCGGCCGGTGCCCGTCGTGCCGGGCCTGGGTTGACATTGAACATCCCGACCTGTTGGTGGCCGGAGAACCGGATGCGCCAGCGCCCATCGACGAATGCCGCGCGAAAAGCGCCGACCTGTCGCTTTCTCCCGTCGTCGCGCCGGTGCGACTTCTGGTGTTTTACGCCCCCGAAAAGATGAGCCCGGGAGCTGTGAACAGTCTGCTCAAGATCACCGAAGAACCGCCGTCCAAAGGACGTCTTCTGTATATGATGGACCGCGGCACTATTCTTTCTACTTTGCGAAGTCGTCTGTGGATGTTGTCATTCTCCGTGGAAGAAAAAATCGAACCTTTGACGCCTCCGGCTTCTCAGTCCGAATGGCTGCGCTGGTTGAAAGACAACGAGAAAAACGACGGACAGAAATGGTACGCCATGGCGCATGGCTATGCGTCGTGGCTCTGCAAAAACGGGGAGCTGAAGCGCGCCGGCATGCTGCGTCAGCTTGCCGAGACGGCGCTCGCCACCCACCTGTCCGCGGCGATGTGGACAGATCTTTTGTTTCTTCTGTTGAGAGAGGAGTATCCCTTTGAGCATGTATTTGACGATTTTCGGCAAACCGCGTTACCTGGGGCTGATCGTTGCCGAAAACAACATTCGTTTTGA
- a CDS encoding PSP1 domain-containing protein, translating to MYLTIFGKPRYLGLIVAENNIRFEKGEQLLVESSRGTEIAVVAGEITERQEALYRAIDNRQEGQSGNDSGLQNVTFLHKAETEDLEKERNNRGEEERVLVAARQVLSRHDLDMKLVDVEYMNDRKKLFLYFTSEQRVDFRAYVRDLAREFRTRIELRQIGVRDESKVVKGIGACGRVCCCSYWLHRFMPIGIKMVKEQNLALNPTKISGLCGRLMCCMSFEQNTYHELWKGLPSHGAKIKTEQGTWILTGVDLTTRTCSIHGPEGNVNIPVTMYQQFKETLLAGKTWSNDEHGLDERGQPLMAFDGEAPLVGEERGCFRCDGCCQYSGTKRMSGDCDETRVTVASVADATAGNEKGTAEYAEARRRHRRKNTRVFAAGGKADSRNKEEPIGEQKKAGQKNILQRDKAKTPSRSSGSKNQKRRDEQGTDAQQSQISGSMEAAVSAEQRRSGAWGQRTSGHGFHRPSSRKRSVSEPSSRADSSEEGKL from the coding sequence ATGTATTTGACGATTTTCGGCAAACCGCGTTACCTGGGGCTGATCGTTGCCGAAAACAACATTCGTTTTGAAAAAGGAGAGCAGCTGCTCGTAGAAAGTTCGCGGGGGACGGAGATCGCCGTCGTCGCCGGAGAGATCACTGAACGCCAGGAAGCTCTTTACCGGGCCATAGACAACCGTCAGGAAGGGCAGTCGGGCAACGATTCCGGGCTTCAGAACGTAACCTTTCTGCACAAGGCCGAGACGGAAGATCTGGAGAAAGAAAGGAACAACCGCGGCGAAGAAGAGCGCGTTCTTGTCGCCGCCAGACAGGTATTGAGTCGTCATGATCTCGACATGAAACTGGTCGACGTGGAATACATGAATGACCGCAAAAAGCTGTTCCTGTATTTCACTTCCGAGCAGCGCGTCGATTTTCGCGCTTACGTCCGGGATCTGGCCCGAGAATTCCGTACGCGCATCGAGCTGCGGCAAATCGGCGTCAGAGACGAGTCCAAAGTGGTCAAAGGGATCGGCGCCTGCGGCCGCGTCTGTTGCTGCAGCTACTGGCTCCATCGTTTTATGCCGATCGGCATTAAAATGGTCAAGGAACAGAATCTGGCTCTTAATCCGACCAAAATCTCCGGGCTGTGCGGACGGCTTATGTGCTGCATGAGCTTTGAACAGAACACGTACCATGAATTGTGGAAGGGATTGCCGTCCCACGGAGCCAAGATCAAAACGGAACAGGGAACGTGGATCTTGACGGGCGTCGATCTGACGACGCGGACCTGCAGCATTCACGGGCCGGAGGGGAACGTCAACATTCCCGTGACGATGTATCAGCAGTTCAAGGAAACGCTGCTTGCCGGCAAAACGTGGAGCAACGATGAACACGGCCTTGACGAGAGAGGGCAGCCGTTGATGGCGTTTGATGGAGAAGCCCCGCTTGTTGGCGAGGAGCGCGGCTGTTTCAGATGTGACGGCTGTTGTCAGTACAGCGGAACGAAAAGAATGTCGGGCGATTGCGACGAAACGCGGGTGACGGTTGCAAGCGTTGCTGACGCAACAGCGGGCAATGAGAAAGGCACTGCAGAATATGCAGAAGCACGCCGCCGGCATCGCCGGAAGAACACCCGCGTTTTTGCAGCAGGGGGCAAGGCAGACTCTAGGAACAAAGAGGAGCCAATTGGGGAGCAGAAGAAAGCGGGGCAGAAAAATATTCTCCAGAGGGACAAGGCAAAAACTCCCTCAAGATCGTCCGGCTCCAAAAATCAGAAGCGCAGAGACGAGCAGGGGACCGACGCGCAGCAGTCCCAGATCTCTGGAAGCATGGAGGCGGCGGTGTCGGCAGAGCAGCGCCGCTCGGGAGCGTGGGGGCAGCGGACCTCCGGTCATGGATTTCATCGCCCGAGCTCCAGGAAAAGATCTGTCTCTGAACCATCTTCGCGGGCAGATTCTTCTGAGGAGGGGAAACTCTAG
- the ftsY gene encoding signal recognition particle-docking protein FtsY, translated as MSFFDTLKEKLNGVRHRWSANITRLFGGTIDENFWLELEDVLIAGDVGLETTETFLDEMRAYHARRRCDGKELLRHFKGELMKRLNEVPCMGAPLQSGENGLSVILMVGVNGSGKTTTTGKLAWLYKKSGKKVIVAAADTFRAAAIEQLQVWGEKSGIRVIAQKQGGDSAAVVFDALSAARSSEADVLIVDTAGRLQSKHNLMEELGKIYRVIKREVGKEHVESIIVLDSVIGQNAFRQAEVFNEVAPLTGVVLAKYDNTAKGGIVLSIADKLGLPIRYIGLGEAPEDLKLFNAEEFVEALFGETAPEN; from the coding sequence ATGTCCTTTTTCGACACGTTGAAAGAGAAACTCAACGGCGTTCGTCATCGCTGGAGCGCCAATATAACGCGGCTCTTCGGCGGCACGATCGACGAAAACTTTTGGCTGGAGCTTGAAGATGTGCTGATCGCCGGCGACGTGGGGCTGGAGACGACGGAAACTTTCCTTGACGAAATGCGAGCGTATCATGCGCGACGCCGCTGCGATGGAAAAGAGCTGCTCCGACATTTCAAGGGCGAACTGATGAAACGTCTCAACGAAGTCCCATGCATGGGGGCGCCCCTGCAAAGCGGCGAAAATGGTCTCTCGGTCATTTTGATGGTCGGCGTGAACGGCAGCGGAAAAACGACCACGACGGGAAAGCTGGCCTGGCTTTACAAAAAGTCGGGCAAAAAAGTCATCGTCGCCGCCGCGGACACCTTTCGGGCCGCGGCGATAGAGCAGCTGCAGGTCTGGGGCGAAAAAAGCGGGATCCGCGTGATCGCGCAGAAGCAGGGCGGCGATTCGGCCGCGGTCGTCTTCGACGCGCTCTCGGCAGCGCGGTCTTCCGAGGCGGATGTCCTGATCGTGGATACCGCGGGAAGGCTTCAGTCCAAGCACAATCTTATGGAAGAACTGGGAAAGATCTATCGGGTGATCAAGCGTGAAGTCGGGAAAGAGCACGTGGAAAGCATCATCGTGCTCGATTCGGTCATCGGTCAGAACGCTTTCCGGCAAGCGGAAGTCTTCAACGAAGTGGCGCCGCTGACCGGCGTCGTTCTCGCCAAGTACGACAACACGGCCAAAGGCGGGATCGTCTTGTCGATCGCCGACAAGCTCGGTCTGCCCATTCGTTACATCGGTCTTGGCGAAGCGCCGGAAGACCTGAAACTTTTCAACGCCGAAGAATTCGTGGAAGCTCTTTTCGGAGAAACGGCGCCGGAAAATTAA
- the purB gene encoding adenylosuccinate lyase — MIPRYETKEMKEIWSLENQYRSWEIVELAVCHAWAKDGVIPAEAMEKIDARSGFDADEILKIEAEVQHDMIAFDTNMADHVGPEGRYIHLGLTSSDVEDTASALRLRQSLDVVIGELDVFMKDVFEQAEKYKYTPAVGRSHGVHAEPITFGLKILNWYSELLRDRKRLENAREEISCGKISGAVGTYAHCPPHIEASVCAELGLKPDLVSTQIIQRDRHAVVMFALASLGAAMERIATEIRHLQRTEVREALEPFGKKQKGSSAMPHKRNPIQCEKICGMARMLRSFTVVAQENVALWHERDISHSSTERIIWPDAFHLAHYMLKTLGRVVRGLDVSPQRLQENLELTGGLVYSQRVLLQLVEKFNMRREDAYLAVQRNAMKTWNGEGHFLDLLAGDELIKGRIDRTELAQLFTNEYYFRFVDEIFARFE; from the coding sequence ATGATCCCACGGTATGAGACGAAAGAAATGAAAGAAATCTGGTCTCTCGAGAACCAGTATCGGAGCTGGGAAATCGTAGAACTGGCCGTTTGCCACGCCTGGGCGAAAGACGGCGTCATCCCGGCCGAGGCGATGGAGAAAATCGACGCGCGCAGCGGCTTCGACGCCGACGAGATCCTGAAGATCGAGGCCGAAGTCCAGCACGACATGATCGCTTTCGACACGAACATGGCCGACCATGTGGGGCCGGAAGGCCGTTACATCCATCTCGGCCTGACCAGCAGCGACGTGGAAGACACGGCGAGCGCCCTTCGCCTGCGGCAGTCGCTGGACGTCGTGATAGGCGAGCTCGACGTTTTCATGAAAGACGTGTTCGAACAGGCGGAGAAATACAAATACACGCCTGCCGTTGGGCGCAGCCACGGCGTTCACGCCGAGCCGATCACTTTCGGCCTGAAAATATTGAACTGGTATTCGGAACTGCTGCGGGACCGCAAACGCCTCGAGAACGCCAGAGAGGAAATTTCTTGCGGAAAGATTTCCGGCGCCGTCGGCACCTACGCCCATTGTCCGCCCCATATCGAGGCTTCCGTCTGCGCCGAACTGGGGCTGAAGCCGGATCTCGTTTCGACGCAGATCATCCAGAGAGACCGGCACGCCGTCGTCATGTTCGCTCTGGCCAGTCTCGGCGCTGCGATGGAACGGATCGCCACCGAGATCCGACACCTGCAGCGCACGGAAGTGCGCGAGGCGCTCGAGCCGTTTGGCAAGAAACAAAAAGGTTCGTCGGCGATGCCTCACAAGCGCAACCCCATCCAATGCGAAAAAATCTGCGGCATGGCGCGCATGCTGCGCTCCTTTACGGTCGTGGCGCAGGAAAACGTCGCCCTCTGGCACGAACGCGACATCAGCCATTCCAGCACCGAGCGGATCATCTGGCCCGACGCCTTTCATCTGGCCCATTACATGCTGAAAACGCTCGGGCGCGTCGTCCGCGGTCTTGACGTGTCGCCGCAGCGTCTGCAGGAGAACCTCGAGCTGACCGGCGGGCTCGTGTACAGCCAGCGCGTGCTTCTTCAGCTGGTGGAGAAGTTCAACATGCGCCGCGAAGACGCCTATCTGGCCGTGCAGCGCAACGCCATGAAGACATGGAACGGCGAAGGGCATTTTCTGGATCTGTTGGCCGGCGACGAACTGATCAAGGGGAGAATTGATCGAACGGAACTGGCGCAGCTTTTTACAAACGAGTATTACTTCCGTTTTGTCGACGAGATTTTTGCTCGTTTTGAATAG
- the glpX gene encoding class II fructose-bisphosphatase has protein sequence MKSLFGNARLPDRNLALEFCRGTEAAAMSAGRLMGRGDKNAADGAAVNAMRYMLNTVDMDGIVVIGEGEKDEAPMLFNGEHLGTGKNAEVDIAVDPIDGTRLTALGISGAISVVAGAPRGTMFNPETVFYMNKLVVGPEAKDVIDIEAPVAENIRRVAEARKKAMGDITVVVLDRPRHEKLIGEIRAAGARIKLITDGDIAGALLTCKLERGADMLMGIGGTPEAVITACAIKAMGGNMQGKLWARNDEERQKALAVGMDFDKVLTIDDLVCSDDVFFAATGITDGDFLKGVRYEGERIYTSSLVMRAKSGTVRYIDAVHSLYKLDKIAGIDYKA, from the coding sequence GTGAAAAGTCTGTTTGGCAACGCTCGTCTGCCCGATCGAAATTTAGCGCTTGAGTTCTGCCGCGGCACGGAAGCCGCCGCGATGTCGGCCGGGCGTCTGATGGGGCGCGGCGACAAAAACGCCGCCGACGGCGCGGCCGTCAACGCAATGCGTTACATGCTCAATACCGTTGATATGGATGGCATTGTGGTGATCGGAGAAGGTGAAAAAGACGAAGCGCCGATGCTGTTCAACGGCGAACACCTCGGCACCGGCAAGAACGCCGAAGTGGACATCGCGGTGGACCCCATCGACGGAACGCGTTTGACGGCGCTCGGCATCAGCGGCGCGATCAGCGTCGTCGCCGGCGCGCCGCGCGGCACGATGTTCAATCCCGAGACCGTTTTTTACATGAACAAACTGGTCGTCGGTCCCGAGGCGAAAGACGTCATCGACATCGAAGCCCCGGTGGCGGAAAATATCCGCCGCGTCGCGGAAGCCCGCAAAAAGGCCATGGGCGACATCACGGTCGTCGTGCTGGACCGTCCCCGTCATGAGAAACTCATTGGAGAGATCCGCGCCGCCGGCGCCCGCATCAAGCTCATCACCGACGGCGATATCGCCGGAGCGCTGCTGACCTGCAAGCTGGAGCGCGGCGCCGACATGCTGATGGGCATCGGCGGCACCCCCGAGGCCGTCATCACGGCCTGCGCCATCAAGGCCATGGGCGGCAACATGCAGGGCAAACTTTGGGCCCGCAACGACGAGGAGCGTCAGAAGGCGCTTGCTGTTGGGATGGATTTCGATAAAGTGCTGACGATCGACGATCTGGTTTGCAGCGACGACGTGTTCTTTGCCGCCACCGGCATTACGGACGGCGACTTTTTGAAGGGCGTTCGCTATGAAGGCGAACGGATTTATACGAGTTCCCTCGTGATGCGCGCCAAAAGCGGAACGGTCCGTTACATCGACGCGGTGCACAGCCTCTATAAGCTTGATAAAATTGCCGGCATCGATTACAAAGCATGA
- a CDS encoding Nif3-like dinuclear metal center hexameric protein yields MSALNVRELIPLIDDLAPFELAERWDHCGLRLGRYDAPVGEIAVALDSSAEAVGQAARLGCGLLITHHPLLFAPQENMICDRCDPKTVEAAFQNDVCLIACHTNFDSARGGVNERLAQLAGLKDARPLEPPATERGFGMGAVGSVFSAPACEIAREIARKWDLSGYRLYDSGSAVDRVALCGGSGGDLWKRLERTDSVLYATADLRYHECMEAVDAGLSVMLCDHGEMENPPLSYFSKALAQKTGLPVHFLDLIGPKRRRERWCSVERHVSA; encoded by the coding sequence ATGAGCGCGTTGAACGTGCGGGAGTTGATCCCGCTGATCGATGATCTGGCTCCCTTCGAACTTGCGGAGCGTTGGGACCATTGCGGCCTGCGGCTCGGCAGATATGACGCGCCCGTCGGCGAGATCGCCGTGGCGCTGGATTCTTCCGCGGAGGCCGTCGGGCAGGCGGCGCGCCTCGGTTGCGGGCTTTTGATCACTCATCATCCGCTGCTGTTCGCGCCGCAGGAAAATATGATCTGCGACCGTTGCGATCCGAAGACCGTCGAAGCCGCGTTTCAAAACGACGTCTGCCTTATCGCCTGTCATACGAATTTCGACAGCGCCCGCGGCGGCGTGAACGAAAGACTGGCGCAGCTGGCCGGACTCAAAGACGCGAGGCCGCTCGAACCTCCGGCGACGGAGCGCGGTTTTGGCATGGGGGCAGTCGGTTCCGTCTTTTCCGCCCCGGCCTGTGAAATCGCCCGTGAAATTGCGAGGAAATGGGATCTGTCCGGCTATCGCCTCTATGACAGCGGTTCGGCTGTGGATCGCGTCGCTTTGTGCGGCGGTTCGGGCGGCGATCTTTGGAAGAGGCTGGAACGGACCGATTCCGTGCTTTACGCGACGGCCGACCTTCGGTATCATGAGTGCATGGAAGCCGTCGACGCCGGCCTGAGCGTGATGCTTTGCGATCATGGCGAGATGGAAAATCCGCCGCTGTCGTATTTTTCGAAAGCTTTGGCGCAGAAGACGGGCTTGCCGGTCCATTTCCTTGATCTGATCGGTCCCAAACGCCGCCGGGAACGCTGGTGCAGCGTCGAGCGCCATGTTTCAGCTTGA
- a CDS encoding segregation and condensation protein A, with product MFQLEIEGFSGPLDLLCHMIDQGQIEAARVSVAEVISIYGAYLARSGGLPIASIAEFIAQAAHLVRQKASSLLPRYEPCEDDGEIAVLDDDEDVESLLERYRPYREAVSRLVGLKEKADRRRFRKGEALDPFFDLGDLYSLSLQWLELLNRRRSASLELLDEDDWDDGGVPAQIPDEVQVENRMERVLERLTAFSEGLSLRSLLKEEPGRGALVVTLLALLELSRRNFVTLVQKELFGDVFITARRA from the coding sequence ATGTTTCAGCTTGAAATCGAGGGGTTCTCCGGTCCGCTCGATCTGCTCTGCCATATGATCGATCAGGGGCAGATCGAGGCTGCGCGGGTCAGCGTCGCCGAGGTTATCTCCATATACGGCGCCTATCTGGCCCGAAGCGGCGGCCTGCCGATCGCTTCGATTGCCGAATTCATAGCGCAGGCGGCGCATTTGGTGCGGCAAAAAGCTTCGTCTTTGCTGCCGCGCTACGAGCCTTGCGAAGACGACGGTGAAATCGCCGTACTGGACGATGACGAAGATGTCGAAAGTCTGTTGGAGCGTTATCGTCCTTACCGCGAGGCGGTCTCGCGGCTGGTCGGGCTGAAGGAAAAAGCCGACCGGCGCCGTTTTCGCAAAGGGGAGGCGCTCGATCCGTTTTTCGATCTCGGCGATCTTTATTCGCTCTCTCTGCAGTGGCTCGAACTGCTCAATCGTCGTCGGAGCGCAAGTCTCGAGCTGCTCGACGAAGACGACTGGGACGACGGCGGGGTGCCGGCGCAGATCCCCGACGAAGTGCAGGTGGAAAATCGCATGGAGCGCGTGCTCGAGCGCCTGACTGCCTTTTCGGAAGGGCTGTCGCTGCGTTCCCTGCTGAAAGAAGAGCCGGGACGCGGCGCGCTGGTGGTGACTCTGCTGGCGCTGCTGGAGCTGTCGCGGAGGAATTTTGTGACGCTGGTGCAGAAGGAGCTGTTTGGCGATGTCTTCATCACGGCAAGAAGAGCCTGA